ACTTCTCTGTGGTTATGTTGTCGGAGCTACAGGCGTTCATTATTGTTTCTCGAAACAGATTGCATATCAGGGTATTTCTGCCCTTAGTGGTGACAGTGAGTCTGGCTACGCTGCTCTCAAAAGATCTTCGAACTCTTCTTTTGATGATCTAAAGATGTCTTGTAGCGTCATTAAATGCTGCCACATCTCTAAGATCTCACTTTCGGAGATTGATTTAATTTCGGTAGGCAGCTCGCATTGGTAATCAAATAGTGATTCACGATTAAAGTAGCGTTGTGCCACTTTTGCTTCTTTAACAGTCCATTTTTTCCTGACGGTCTCGGCGATTCCTTTGCTTACAGTGAGTTTTGGTGCAGGGAAGGCCGAGTTCATCAACGGTAGGGCGCGGTATAAGAATCCGGGTCGGAACTCTTTATACCGGCCACTGCGATTCAGGTATAGCTTAAACTGAGTGGTTTTTTGGTTTAACGATGGGTTGGCATTTTGATCGCTTTCGTGATTCCAGGGTAAATCCACTGGTAGTCTGAGTCCGTGCCGTATGAAATCGTCAACGATGCTGCCATTGGTGAGCGCTTTCTTGTCGTATGGCCGCACACAGAATTCGCTCGGGAAGTTACTGTGCCACCTTTCTAGAAAGCGGGCATAGTTGATACCCTTAATCTGGCGAAAGTAGTCATTAATAGTCCCAGTGTAATTTGTTGCGTGTACCCGTTGTGTATACGCAGAAGCTATGTAATCTATTTGATTTCGGATGTAGACGATTACGCGCGCTTCTTGTAACCGGAGTGCTTTCCTGATTAGGAATGGATAGCATCGCTGAAATGCTTCCGATGTAATGATGGCACTGGAATCACTGGCTGCCAGTTCCGACAGCAGGCTGCTGATCGTTGAACGTTGGGTTAGGGCGCGAATCCAGCCGAGATTTCGGGTGGCAAGTTGCTCACCTATTAGATGGTGCGCGTTACCTCTTATTCCTGACTCCGGTGTAAAAAATCCATGTTCATTCAGTAACTCTTTGTTGTTGGCCAGGAACGTCTGAATCGCTGTTGTTCCTGTTTTGTCTCTGCCGATATGAAGTAAGGGGGTATTCATCGCTGCATTCCTGATGAATCGCGTCCTCGGAGCCATATAAATCGCAGGGCACTTTTAATATGGTGATACATTAAATTTGAGAAAAGCTTTCTACTGCTGCGTGCGCCATCATGTATCGCCGTGATATGAGGGATGTAGGTCGTTTGGACACCCTGCTGTTCGGCGCGGAAGCAGATGTCGGCATCTTCGTAATACATGAAATATCGCTCGTCGAAGCCGCCCAATCTGGCGTATGTGTCTGCCCTGAAGCAGAGAAATGCACCGGATGCCCAGTCTACATTGCGGGGGGATTGGATCCGGGATTTTTCTATGTTGGTGTTACTGCTTTTCAGGGCAAGCCTTAGTATGCAGTCGATCAATGTTGGGAATTTCCTAATATTGTCTTCCGGCTCGCCCCCCGCGTTTAGGAGGTTGGGCGCGGCTATCTGGAAGTCGTATTGCCCCATCTCCATCGCCATTCGCTTTAAATTTTCAGTGTTGGTTTTGACATCGGGGTTAATACAAAAGAAATAGTCTTTGCTGTTAATCTGCTTCGATTCTTTCAGGTGTCGAAATATTGTGTTGTTATTCGCACCGAATCCGCGGCACGCTTCGTTTTCGAGGTAGAGTATTCCTGCTTGCGCGCAATATCTATTGAGCTTTTCACTCTTGGTGTTCGAAAGAATTACGGGCTTGATAACTTGCGATTCATTAAGCCACTTATCCGGCCTAAGTTGACTGAGAATCAAGTCCTCATGGCCATGGGAGATTATCGCAATAAACACCCGGTAATCTAAATTGATTGGAGTACACATACCGATTGAACTCAAATGCTGCTAGTGGGCCAAGAATGTTGGCACTAATGTGTTTAACGGGTGCGTGCTCTTTCGCACCGTGACGCCTTAACTCGCTTATTGCTGATAGGGCTGTACGCCAGGGCACTCAAGCCCGGCCTGAGCTTCAAGACTATCTTTCTTTGCTGCTACAGCATATCGAGATTCGATATATTTACCATGCCCCCATCTCCTGCTCACCCGGCAGCTCCATGGGATTAAAAATGTTAACAAAATCATCAGGTTAGCGAAAGATACAGCGACCTGGTCGGAAAATGACCACACCGGCCCTTGGCTGTTCCCTCCCTTAAATCCTTCCTGCGGTTGGATTTATATACAGAAAGCCTTGGTGCTCGCTTTTAGCTCTAGTATGAGTTGCTCTATATGAATGACCTGGATTTTATGGGGCAGGCGGGGAACAGGTTCCCTTTGAGTATCCGGTTGTTGGACTTTTAATCTGCCATTGGGTGTGCTTGTGACATAGGAGGCGGGTCGGGGCATTGAGAGTTTGGCCGAATATCTTGTGCCTTGCTCCTCTACCAGGGTCCCGTGGTGTGCACTGTCAATGAAGCTAACGTGAAATACAACGTTAGGTGGAGCTTCGCTTTCAGGGTCAACCATTTTTCTGGGCGTGCCGTGGATTCCAGCAGTTTTCCATACTCGTGCTATCAGCGCGGCAGGGCACTTATTCGGCGGGTGAGTCAGGAAAATCCCTCGCGCAGACGCGCTCTGAGTCTATTCCGGCGGTTAGGTGGCCTCAGCCAGCTCAGTGGCATTTCATGTGCGCAAGGTTTGCTTGAGGGGGTGGGCCTAGCATACCGCCACTTACGGGTCGGGGCTGGCGTGATGATAGGCTTTCAGGAGAACAGCTCGGGTAGTGGTTTGTCTGCACGTGTATTCTCTTTTATCGACTGCCGTTTGAGTAAGTGACTGGCGAGTATCTGCACCTGCTGCCGATTCAATGGCTTGGCCGGCGTCAAATAAAGTGCCGCATCCAGCTGCTCCTGCAGTCGCTCCAGTTCATCCAGCTCCAACTCCCGGTTGATCTCCCCCAGGCTGTTGCCCGGGACACCGGGCCAGCGCGCCCGCAGCCAGTTCAATGCGGCCTGCTGAATCTGTGCGGCATCTCCGTTAGCCGCCGCCTCCTCCAGCGCGCGCGCCTGCTGACCGGCGTCGGGCCGGGATTGTTTTGGGTTGCTGCCGGAAGGGTGTCCGTAGCCCCTGCGCAGAGCAAAGAAGTACAGCACCCACAGCAAGTGCGAGGCAATGGCGGCGATGGCGATATTGCGCCACATATTGCTGGCGGCTGCCGGTTTGGAGCTGCCCGCGGCGCCAGCTTCCGGCGCTGTGTTGCTGTTGGCATTCTGGGCGCTCATGGCCGCCGCGGAGCCGGTGACGGTAAAGCGGAAAGCCGGCAACTGCGTCGCCCGTTGCCGTCCGGTTTTGGTGTCCCACCAGGTGATGGTGATTGGGGGCAGCTGGTAGTCGCCGGGTTTGGTGGCGACGATGGCGGTGGTTTCTATACGGCTGCCGGTGATGCCTTTTTGATCGACCTGGTCGTCTTGCTGTGGCTGGTCGGGGTAGGTCTTGAGGCCTTCCACGTTCAGTTTGGGCAGCGGTGGCAGTTGCGCGGCGCGCAGGCCTTCGGCGCGCACGGTAACAATGCGGGTAATGGGTTCACCGACGGTGAACGAGTGGGGGTCCTTGCTCCAGGTCTGGGAGATGCCGAAGCTGGCAGCCGGCAGCCATTGGGCGCCGCTGTAGCTGTCGGGCTTGGGCAGCACCTTGATCGTCTGGGCTTCGGAGCGCAGGCGCAACCGCTGGGTGTTGCGGTTGAACAGCGAGAAGGGGTCGCGGCGACCGGTGACGGCAATATAGTTGAGCGCCGGGATGCTGAGTTCGCCGGAGCTCTCCGGGAAAACCGCATAGGTCAGTTCGTAGACCGCGTGGCCGACACCGTTGATGCGCCGCTCGTAGCGCTGTTCGTCGACTTTCTCCACATGCGCACCGGGAATCTGCAGTGGTTCGGTGGCGATATCGTGCAGGCCGATTCTGGTGTAGAGGCGGACCTTGACCAGCAGCTGCTCCTGCACATGTACCTGTTTCTTATCGAGCTCCACTTCCAGGAAGGCCTGGCGCCCGCCGCTGTCCGGTGCCTGGCCGGGTGCGGTGACCTCGATCGGGATGGCATCGGAGACCTGGCCCTGATAGTGCAGGGAGGGGATAAACAGCTTGCCCTGATGTTTGGGGGCGAGGGCCAGTGTCCACTCGACGAAGCTCGCGGGGCGGCCCTGGATGATCACGTTCTGATTGGCCTGCTCGCGTGAGAGAATATCGAAGTCCTGCTCCAGCAGCTCGAAATCCGGCTGGCCTCCATTGCCTCTACCGCTGTAGCGCAGCGTCAGGTTGAGGGTTTCGTCGATACCGATTTTGCTGCGGTTGATTGTGGCCTTGAGCAGGTCATCGGCGTGGGCAAGGTTGGTCACCAGCAGCAGCAGAAGTGCCTGCAGCAACCGGGTGGCCCAGTGGGTGCGCAAGGGCTGGCCGTGGCCAAGGGGCGCTCCGGCGGGTGCGCTGCCGGTGCGCGGATTCATACTGCACGCCATATTCCACATGCCGAATTGACTTACCATCTCTGTGTGGCTCCGTTCTCCGGGGGCTGCCATTCGCCGGCGCGGTAGGCGCGGCGGCGCTGCAGGCTCTGGTATTTGAATTTTTCACGCATCAGGCCTGCGGGGTCGTCGGGCACCTGGCGCAGCCACTGGTCGAGGGCCTGTTGCGTCTCCGGATCCAGTTTGCTCTCCCGGGCACCGGCTTGCTGCTTACCTTTCTTGCCCTTTTGGCCGTTTTTTTCGCTCTCGCTGGCGGATTGCTGTTGCTCGCTTTTTTTGTCCTGGCCTTTTTCCTTGTTGCCGGGCTGCTGTTTCTGGCCGGACTGTTGCTGGCGTTGCTGATCGCCCTGTGACTGATTCTGCTGGCCGCCGTTCTGTTGCTGCTGTTGTCCCTGTTGGTTCTGCTGATTCTGTTGCTTGCCGCCGCCCGATTGCTGTTGCTGCTTCTGCTGTTGTTTCTGGTTTTGCTGCTTCTGTTGGTTCTTTTGCTGTTGTTGCTGCTGTTTCTGTTGCAGCGCTTTCAATTTGCGGGCGATGTCGCGGTTGTGCGTGGCGTCGGCCAGCTGTGGCTGCTTTTTCAGCGCCTGGTCGTAGGCTTTGATCGCTTCGTCATAACGGCGCTGGTGGGTGAGGCTGTTGCCCAGGTTGTAGAGGTCCTGTGCGTCCTCGCGACCGGAGAAATCCTTGGCTGCCGCGTCGTAGTCGCCAGCGCGATAGTTGGCGGTGCCGCGCCAGTCCGGGCGGCGGAAGGTTTTTGCGGCCTGTTTGGCCTCTCCCTGTTTCAGCATCGCTTCCGCCTGCTGGTCCTGGCGCTGCCACAAGTCCTTGAACTCAAACGCCTCGGCCCGCTGCGGCGGCAATAACAGCAGGGTGGCCAGTGAAATGGACAGGGGCAGGGCGGAGGCCAGCGCGCCGCGGCGAAACAGCAGGGCGGCCAAGGGCAGCAGTAGCAGTACCAGCAGTGGGCCGGCCTCGCGCCACTGGTCGAATTTGCGCTCGGTTAACTGGGCTTTTTGCGGCGAGTTGTCCTCGGGAAGCAGTCTGTTGAGATCGCTGTCGTCGACGCTGATCCGGGCGAAGTGACCGCCGCTGTGGTGCGCCAGGCGGCGCAGCTGGCGGGCGTTGTAGTTGGCGATAATGATGGCGCCGTTTCTGTCGGTAACAAAGCCACCGCCATTGCCGCGGGGAATCGGGCTGCCTTCGCCGGTGCCGACAGCAAGAATGGAGAGTTTTACATGGGCGCTTGCCAGTTCGTCGGCGACAGTATCGAGGGCGGCTTTGTCGATGCCGTCGGTCACGGCGAGTATCTGGCCGCGACCATTGGCGCCGTCCTTCAGCAGTTTGATCGCCGTCTGCACCGCCATTTCAATATTGCTGCCGGGTACCGGCATGATTTTCGGCGATAGCGCCGGTACCAGGTTGGCAATGGTGGCCGTGTCCTCGGTCAATGGTGTAACGACATGGGATTCGCCCGCATAGGCCACCAGCGCGGTAAGGCCGTCCTTGCGCTTTTTCAGTATGTCGAGAATTTTCAGCCGCGCGCGGGTCAGGCGGTTCGGCGACAGGTCGGTGGCCATCATGGATGGCGACAGGTCGAGCAGAATCACCAGCGCGTCCTGATTGCTGTACACCGGTGTCGGCAGTTTGCGCCAGGTGGGGCCGGCCAGCGCCAGGATCATGGCCGTCAGCAGCGCAAAGATCAGCCCGAACAGCCACGGGCGCCGCGCGCCGCCGC
This region of Microbulbifer sp. SAOS-129_SWC genomic DNA includes:
- a CDS encoding glycosyltransferase family 2 protein gives rise to the protein MCTPINLDYRVFIAIISHGHEDLILSQLRPDKWLNESQVIKPVILSNTKSEKLNRYCAQAGILYLENEACRGFGANNNTIFRHLKESKQINSKDYFFCINPDVKTNTENLKRMAMEMGQYDFQIAAPNLLNAGGEPEDNIRKFPTLIDCILRLALKSSNTNIEKSRIQSPRNVDWASGAFLCFRADTYARLGGFDERYFMYYEDADICFRAEQQGVQTTYIPHITAIHDGARSSRKLFSNLMYHHIKSALRFIWLRGRDSSGMQR
- a CDS encoding BatD family protein, translating into MVSQFGMWNMACSMNPRTGSAPAGAPLGHGQPLRTHWATRLLQALLLLLVTNLAHADDLLKATINRSKIGIDETLNLTLRYSGRGNGGQPDFELLEQDFDILSREQANQNVIIQGRPASFVEWTLALAPKHQGKLFIPSLHYQGQVSDAIPIEVTAPGQAPDSGGRQAFLEVELDKKQVHVQEQLLVKVRLYTRIGLHDIATEPLQIPGAHVEKVDEQRYERRINGVGHAVYELTYAVFPESSGELSIPALNYIAVTGRRDPFSLFNRNTQRLRLRSEAQTIKVLPKPDSYSGAQWLPAASFGISQTWSKDPHSFTVGEPITRIVTVRAEGLRAAQLPPLPKLNVEGLKTYPDQPQQDDQVDQKGITGSRIETTAIVATKPGDYQLPPITITWWDTKTGRQRATQLPAFRFTVTGSAAAMSAQNANSNTAPEAGAAGSSKPAAASNMWRNIAIAAIASHLLWVLYFFALRRGYGHPSGSNPKQSRPDAGQQARALEEAAANGDAAQIQQAALNWLRARWPGVPGNSLGEINRELELDELERLQEQLDAALYLTPAKPLNRQQVQILASHLLKRQSIKENTRADKPLPELFS
- a CDS encoding VWA domain-containing protein; amino-acid sequence: MFAELHQFHFLRPQLLWLILPAAGLCWALARTVLNSGQLQKIIDAELLPHLILRGGARRPWLFGLIFALLTAMILALAGPTWRKLPTPVYSNQDALVILLDLSPSMMATDLSPNRLTRARLKILDILKKRKDGLTALVAYAGESHVVTPLTEDTATIANLVPALSPKIMPVPGSNIEMAVQTAIKLLKDGANGRGQILAVTDGIDKAALDTVADELASAHVKLSILAVGTGEGSPIPRGNGGGFVTDRNGAIIIANYNARQLRRLAHHSGGHFARISVDDSDLNRLLPEDNSPQKAQLTERKFDQWREAGPLLVLLLLPLAALLFRRGALASALPLSISLATLLLLPPQRAEAFEFKDLWQRQDQQAEAMLKQGEAKQAAKTFRRPDWRGTANYRAGDYDAAAKDFSGREDAQDLYNLGNSLTHQRRYDEAIKAYDQALKKQPQLADATHNRDIARKLKALQQKQQQQQQKNQQKQQNQKQQQKQQQQSGGGKQQNQQNQQGQQQQQNGGQQNQSQGDQQRQQQSGQKQQPGNKEKGQDKKSEQQQSASESEKNGQKGKKGKQQAGARESKLDPETQQALDQWLRQVPDDPAGLMREKFKYQSLQRRRAYRAGEWQPPENGATQRW